The Apium graveolens cultivar Ventura chromosome 6, ASM990537v1, whole genome shotgun sequence genome contains a region encoding:
- the LOC141667465 gene encoding transcription termination factor MTERF2, chloroplastic isoform X2: MILSSQPQYNLHCYYPSSSTTIKPTHLFFCLSSSTTNNHPNPTSTPPPNHRTHNSRSTHLLIHHLNPLQEPSFNPPHQEKKPQKELLQFSLARKRTPQFPGSIYPNVDDNVDVDASSSLSPIRRVLKDGEDDGDGLDQEMLIKALEIRRNLIVEIFVEAMIKGKFGITYAKNLASRIPDFVDFVMIQAASFKSLPEFSGSSFNFRVKDVLDSSGVVPLIRWLKHNELPYPSIGKLICKSKGNLYSIRRTAEWLKTIHVKGRSIGIVMVRAGEDILERSTEELDEIVDYLESNGVRRIWMGYVMSRCPELLCMSMEEVKIRSEFYLDMGMNEHDFGTMVYDFPKVLGYLSLEEMNQKVAYLKEFGLSSEEVGRLLAFKPHLMGCSIEERWKPLVKYLYYHGVSRDGMKRILTTKPILFCTDLESNIVPKVQFLRDIGVQADAIGNVLVKFPHLLTYSLYKKIRPVVIFLLTKAGVTQKDIGKVIALGPELLGCSISKKLDPNVKYFLSLGIRVNVLGEMIADFPMLLRYNTDVLRPKYQYLRRTMVRPLKDLIEFPRYMPT; the protein is encoded by the exons ATGATATTATCATCTCAACCACAATACAACCTCCATTGTTACTATCCTTCTTCATCCACCACCATCAAACCCACCCATCTCTTCTTCTGTCTCTCCTCTTCCACCACCAACAACCACCCCAACCCCACCTCAACTCCACCCCCAAACCACCGTACACACAATTCCAGATCAACCCATCTCCTCATTCACCACTTAAACCCCCTTCAAGAACCCTCTTTTAACCCACCCCATCAAGAAAAAAAGCCCCAAAAAGAGCTCCTTCAATTCTCATTAGCTAGAAAAAGAACCCCTCAATTCCCTGGTTCTATTTATCCCAATGTGGATGATAATGTGGATGTGGATGCTTCTTCTTCTCTTTCGCCGATACGAAGAGTTTTGAAGGATGGTGAGGATGATGGGGATGGGCTGGATCAAGAAATGTTGATCAAGGCACTTGAGATTAGGAGGAATTTGATTGTGGAGATTTTTGTTGAGGCTATGATTAAGGGAAAGTTTGGGATTACTTATGCTAAGAATTTGGCTTCTAGGATTCCTGATTTTGTGGACTTTGTTATGATTCAAGCTGCTTCTTTCAAGAGTTTGCCTGAGTTTTCGGGTTCTTCGTTTAATTTTCGGGTTAAGGATGTTTTAGATAGCTCTGGTGTTGTGCCCCTCATTAG GTGGTTGAAACATAATGAGCTGCCATATCCAAGTATTGGGAAACTCATATGCAAGTCAAAAGGAAATCTTTATTCCATTAGACGAACTGCTGAGTGGCTCAAGACAATTCATGTGAAAGGAAGAAGCATTGGAATTGTGATGGTGAGAGCAGGAGAAGATATATTGGAGCGAAGCACAGAAGAACTGGATGAGATTGTTGACTACTTAGAGAGTAATGGGGTTAGGAGAATTTGGATGGGCTATGTGATGAGTCGGTGTCCTGAATTGCTGTGTATGAGCATGGAAGAAGTGAAGATTAGGTCAGAATTCTATTTGGATATGGGAATGAATGAACATGATTTTGGAACCATGGTTTACGACTTTCCCAAAGTACTTGGGTACTTATCTCTCGAGGAGATGAACCAAAAG GTTGCTTACTTGAAGGAGTTTGGTCTCAGTAGTGAAGAAGTTGGCAGATTACTTGCATTTAAGCCACATTTGATGGGTTGTAGcattgaagaaagatggaagcctCTGGTGAAGTACCTATATTACCATGGGGTTTCACGAGATGGCATGAAAAGAATTCTTACAACAAAACCAATACTTTTCTGCACTGACTTGGAAAGCAACATTGTCCCAAAG GTACAATTTTTGAGGGATATAGGAGTTCAAGCTGATGCCATTGGCAATGTACTTGTCAAGTTCCCTCATTTACTAACCTATAGCCTATACAAGAAAATTCGTCCAGTG GTGATATTCTTATTGACAAAAGCTGGAGTAACCCAAAAAGACATTGGAAAGGTGATTGCTTTAGGGCCTGAGCTTTTGGGATGTAGCATTTCAAAGAAGCTGGATCCTAATGTGAAATACTTCCTGTCTCTTGGAATTAGAGTTAACGTATTGGGTGAGATGATAGCCGATTTCCCCATGCTACTCCGTTACAACACAGATGTCCTTCGTCCCAAGTACCAATACTTGCGAAGAACAATGGTCCGCCCTTTAAAAGATCTAATCGAATTTCCTAG GTACATGCCTACATAA
- the LOC141667465 gene encoding transcription termination factor MTERF2, chloroplastic isoform X1 — MILSSQPQYNLHCYYPSSSTTIKPTHLFFCLSSSTTNNHPNPTSTPPPNHRTHNSRSTHLLIHHLNPLQEPSFNPPHQEKKPQKELLQFSLARKRTPQFPGSIYPNVDDNVDVDASSSLSPIRRVLKDGEDDGDGLDQEMLIKALEIRRNLIVEIFVEAMIKGKFGITYAKNLASRIPDFVDFVMIQAASFKSLPEFSGSSFNFRVKDVLDSSGVVPLIRWLKHNELPYPSIGKLICKSKGNLYSIRRTAEWLKTIHVKGRSIGIVMVRAGEDILERSTEELDEIVDYLESNGVRRIWMGYVMSRCPELLCMSMEEVKIRSEFYLDMGMNEHDFGTMVYDFPKVLGYLSLEEMNQKVAYLKEFGLSSEEVGRLLAFKPHLMGCSIEERWKPLVKYLYYHGVSRDGMKRILTTKPILFCTDLESNIVPKVQFLRDIGVQADAIGNVLVKFPHLLTYSLYKKIRPVVIFLLTKAGVTQKDIGKVIALGPELLGCSISKKLDPNVKYFLSLGIRVNVLGEMIADFPMLLRYNTDVLRPKYQYLRRTMVRPLKDLIEFPRFFSYSLEGRIIPRHKIMVENRLNFKLRYMLEPDTEFDKRVQAAVEKRRKFELGITNAAESASQVDSASQVEGYRDNISVDACDDVYLSSDSETDAQTM; from the exons ATGATATTATCATCTCAACCACAATACAACCTCCATTGTTACTATCCTTCTTCATCCACCACCATCAAACCCACCCATCTCTTCTTCTGTCTCTCCTCTTCCACCACCAACAACCACCCCAACCCCACCTCAACTCCACCCCCAAACCACCGTACACACAATTCCAGATCAACCCATCTCCTCATTCACCACTTAAACCCCCTTCAAGAACCCTCTTTTAACCCACCCCATCAAGAAAAAAAGCCCCAAAAAGAGCTCCTTCAATTCTCATTAGCTAGAAAAAGAACCCCTCAATTCCCTGGTTCTATTTATCCCAATGTGGATGATAATGTGGATGTGGATGCTTCTTCTTCTCTTTCGCCGATACGAAGAGTTTTGAAGGATGGTGAGGATGATGGGGATGGGCTGGATCAAGAAATGTTGATCAAGGCACTTGAGATTAGGAGGAATTTGATTGTGGAGATTTTTGTTGAGGCTATGATTAAGGGAAAGTTTGGGATTACTTATGCTAAGAATTTGGCTTCTAGGATTCCTGATTTTGTGGACTTTGTTATGATTCAAGCTGCTTCTTTCAAGAGTTTGCCTGAGTTTTCGGGTTCTTCGTTTAATTTTCGGGTTAAGGATGTTTTAGATAGCTCTGGTGTTGTGCCCCTCATTAG GTGGTTGAAACATAATGAGCTGCCATATCCAAGTATTGGGAAACTCATATGCAAGTCAAAAGGAAATCTTTATTCCATTAGACGAACTGCTGAGTGGCTCAAGACAATTCATGTGAAAGGAAGAAGCATTGGAATTGTGATGGTGAGAGCAGGAGAAGATATATTGGAGCGAAGCACAGAAGAACTGGATGAGATTGTTGACTACTTAGAGAGTAATGGGGTTAGGAGAATTTGGATGGGCTATGTGATGAGTCGGTGTCCTGAATTGCTGTGTATGAGCATGGAAGAAGTGAAGATTAGGTCAGAATTCTATTTGGATATGGGAATGAATGAACATGATTTTGGAACCATGGTTTACGACTTTCCCAAAGTACTTGGGTACTTATCTCTCGAGGAGATGAACCAAAAG GTTGCTTACTTGAAGGAGTTTGGTCTCAGTAGTGAAGAAGTTGGCAGATTACTTGCATTTAAGCCACATTTGATGGGTTGTAGcattgaagaaagatggaagcctCTGGTGAAGTACCTATATTACCATGGGGTTTCACGAGATGGCATGAAAAGAATTCTTACAACAAAACCAATACTTTTCTGCACTGACTTGGAAAGCAACATTGTCCCAAAG GTACAATTTTTGAGGGATATAGGAGTTCAAGCTGATGCCATTGGCAATGTACTTGTCAAGTTCCCTCATTTACTAACCTATAGCCTATACAAGAAAATTCGTCCAGTG GTGATATTCTTATTGACAAAAGCTGGAGTAACCCAAAAAGACATTGGAAAGGTGATTGCTTTAGGGCCTGAGCTTTTGGGATGTAGCATTTCAAAGAAGCTGGATCCTAATGTGAAATACTTCCTGTCTCTTGGAATTAGAGTTAACGTATTGGGTGAGATGATAGCCGATTTCCCCATGCTACTCCGTTACAACACAGATGTCCTTCGTCCCAAGTACCAATACTTGCGAAGAACAATGGTCCGCCCTTTAAAAGATCTAATCGAATTTCCTAG GTTTTTCAGCTATTCACTTGAAGGCCGAATAATCCCTAGGCACAAGATTATGGTAGAAAATCGTCTAAATTTTAAGCTTCGGTACATGCTGGAGCCAGACACAGAATTTGATAAAAGGGTTCAGGCAGCAGTTGAAAAGCGCCGGAAATTTGAGCTTGGAATAACTAATGCTGCAGAATCAGCATCCCAAGTTGATTCAGCATCCCAAGTTGAAGGTTACAGGGATAATATTTCAGTTGATGCATGTGACGATGTTTATCTTTCCTCTGATTCTGAGACTGATGCGCAGACAATGTAG
- the LOC141667385 gene encoding bifunctional riboflavin kinase/FMN phosphatase-like isoform X2: MNSVAAEDSQVSAVILDLDGTLLNTEQLTKEVLKDLLARYGKVVDEEKARMILGMSIEHSRHAIIKDYDLPITAEKFIQEIRPMYQQKWLLAQPLPGADRLIKHLHRHKVPFALASNSRTVSVESKISNQPGWKNYFLILLGSDQVKSGKPAPDIFLEAAKRMSVDATRCLVVEDSLIGVQAAKAARMKVVAIPSLQIEYDQFSVADMVLHSLLELRPELWGLPSFEDWVNDALPIEPIYMKGLYRNGLLHELTGEGLSVLPDQVAGIYFGWAKIESPVIFKILIRISWNVVDGGSIKKIIHVSTVEGNEQVHDQRMLISLVGFIRGLSSKGNMLDGKEMVEEDKITARTALDSLAFTNHSCIPLFSQVAFTD; encoded by the exons ATGAACAGTGTTGCAGCAGAAGATAGCCAGGTGTCCGCTGTAATTCTTGATTTAGATGGTACCCTTTTGAACACAG AGCAACTTACAAAGGAAGTTTTGAAAGATCTTTTGGCAAGATATGGGAAAGTGGTGGATGAGGAAAAGGCTAGGATGATATTGGGGATGTCCATTGAACATTCAAGGCATGCTATTATCAAAGACTATGATCTTCCAATCACAGCTGAAAAGTTTATCCAAGAAATAAGGCCAATGTATCAACAGAA GTGGCTACTTGCTCAGCCACTTCCTGGAGCTGATCGTCTCATCAAACATCTGCATCGTCACAAAGTGCCTTTTGCTCTTGCGTCAAACTCTAGGACTGTAAGCGTGGAATCTAAAATCTCGAACCAACCAG GTTGGAAAAATTACTTTTTGATTCTTCTTGGAAGTGACCAGGTCAAATCAGGGAAACCTGCTCCAGATAT ATTTCTGGAAGCTGCAAAGAGAATGAGCGTCGACGCAACTCGTTGCTTGGTGGTAGAAGATTCCCT CATAGGTGTTCAAGCAGCAAAGGCTGCTCGAATGAAGGTGGTGGCCATTCCCTCGCTCCAAATTGAATATGATCAATTTTCTGTCGCTGATATGGTACTTCATTCTCTTCTGGAATTGCGGCCTGAGCTGTGGGGTCTACCATCCTTTGAAGACT GGGTAAACGATGCCCTGCCAATTGAACCAATATATATGAAGGGTTTATACAGAAATGGACTTCTGCACGAACTAACAG GTGAGGGATTGTCAGTTCTTCCTGATCAGGTTGCAGGAATTTACTTTGGCTGGGCAAAAATTGAATCTCCGgtgatattcaagattttgataAGAATCAGTTGGAACGTTGTTGATGGCGGTTCTATTAAAAAAATCATT CATGTTTCCACAGTTGAAGGCAATGAGCAAGTACACGATCAAAGGATGCTAATATCACTGGTTGGCTTCATTAGAGGACTGTCTAGTAAG GGAAATATGTTGGACGGCAAAGAGATGGTGGAAGAAGATAAAATCACTGCCAGGACCGCGTTGGATTCATTGGCTTTCACCAATCATTCATGCATTCCACTATTTTCTCAAGTGGCCTTCACCGATTAA
- the LOC141667385 gene encoding bifunctional riboflavin kinase/FMN phosphatase-like isoform X1: MNSVAAEDSQVSAVILDLDGTLLNTEQLTKEVLKDLLARYGKVVDEEKARMILGMSIEHSRHAIIKDYDLPITAEKFIQEIRPMYQQKWLLAQPLPGADRLIKHLHRHKVPFALASNSRTVSVESKISNQPGWKNYFLILLGSDQVKSGKPAPDIFLEAAKRMSVDATRCLVVEDSLIGVQAAKAARMKVVAIPSLQIEYDQFSVADMVLHSLLELRPELWGLPSFEDWVNDALPIEPIYMKGLYRNGLLHELTGFYREGLSVLPDQVAGIYFGWAKIESPVIFKILIRISWNVVDGGSIKKIIHVSTVEGNEQVHDQRMLISLVGFIRGLSSKGNMLDGKEMVEEDKITARTALDSLAFTNHSCIPLFSQVAFTD; the protein is encoded by the exons ATGAACAGTGTTGCAGCAGAAGATAGCCAGGTGTCCGCTGTAATTCTTGATTTAGATGGTACCCTTTTGAACACAG AGCAACTTACAAAGGAAGTTTTGAAAGATCTTTTGGCAAGATATGGGAAAGTGGTGGATGAGGAAAAGGCTAGGATGATATTGGGGATGTCCATTGAACATTCAAGGCATGCTATTATCAAAGACTATGATCTTCCAATCACAGCTGAAAAGTTTATCCAAGAAATAAGGCCAATGTATCAACAGAA GTGGCTACTTGCTCAGCCACTTCCTGGAGCTGATCGTCTCATCAAACATCTGCATCGTCACAAAGTGCCTTTTGCTCTTGCGTCAAACTCTAGGACTGTAAGCGTGGAATCTAAAATCTCGAACCAACCAG GTTGGAAAAATTACTTTTTGATTCTTCTTGGAAGTGACCAGGTCAAATCAGGGAAACCTGCTCCAGATAT ATTTCTGGAAGCTGCAAAGAGAATGAGCGTCGACGCAACTCGTTGCTTGGTGGTAGAAGATTCCCT CATAGGTGTTCAAGCAGCAAAGGCTGCTCGAATGAAGGTGGTGGCCATTCCCTCGCTCCAAATTGAATATGATCAATTTTCTGTCGCTGATATGGTACTTCATTCTCTTCTGGAATTGCGGCCTGAGCTGTGGGGTCTACCATCCTTTGAAGACT GGGTAAACGATGCCCTGCCAATTGAACCAATATATATGAAGGGTTTATACAGAAATGGACTTCTGCACGAACTAACAGGTTTTTACC GTGAGGGATTGTCAGTTCTTCCTGATCAGGTTGCAGGAATTTACTTTGGCTGGGCAAAAATTGAATCTCCGgtgatattcaagattttgataAGAATCAGTTGGAACGTTGTTGATGGCGGTTCTATTAAAAAAATCATT CATGTTTCCACAGTTGAAGGCAATGAGCAAGTACACGATCAAAGGATGCTAATATCACTGGTTGGCTTCATTAGAGGACTGTCTAGTAAG GGAAATATGTTGGACGGCAAAGAGATGGTGGAAGAAGATAAAATCACTGCCAGGACCGCGTTGGATTCATTGGCTTTCACCAATCATTCATGCATTCCACTATTTTCTCAAGTGGCCTTCACCGATTAA
- the LOC141667385 gene encoding bifunctional riboflavin kinase/FMN phosphatase-like isoform X4 produces MILGMSIEHSRHAIIKDYDLPITAEKFIQEIRPMYQQKWLLAQPLPGADRLIKHLHRHKVPFALASNSRTVSVESKISNQPGWKNYFLILLGSDQVKSGKPAPDIFLEAAKRMSVDATRCLVVEDSLIGVQAAKAARMKVVAIPSLQIEYDQFSVADMVLHSLLELRPELWGLPSFEDWVNDALPIEPIYMKGLYRNGLLHELTGFYREGLSVLPDQVAGIYFGWAKIESPVIFKILIRISWNVVDGGSIKKIIHVSTVEGNEQVHDQRMLISLVGFIRGLSSKGNMLDGKEMVEEDKITARTALDSLAFTNHSCIPLFSQVAFTD; encoded by the exons ATGATATTGGGGATGTCCATTGAACATTCAAGGCATGCTATTATCAAAGACTATGATCTTCCAATCACAGCTGAAAAGTTTATCCAAGAAATAAGGCCAATGTATCAACAGAA GTGGCTACTTGCTCAGCCACTTCCTGGAGCTGATCGTCTCATCAAACATCTGCATCGTCACAAAGTGCCTTTTGCTCTTGCGTCAAACTCTAGGACTGTAAGCGTGGAATCTAAAATCTCGAACCAACCAG GTTGGAAAAATTACTTTTTGATTCTTCTTGGAAGTGACCAGGTCAAATCAGGGAAACCTGCTCCAGATAT ATTTCTGGAAGCTGCAAAGAGAATGAGCGTCGACGCAACTCGTTGCTTGGTGGTAGAAGATTCCCT CATAGGTGTTCAAGCAGCAAAGGCTGCTCGAATGAAGGTGGTGGCCATTCCCTCGCTCCAAATTGAATATGATCAATTTTCTGTCGCTGATATGGTACTTCATTCTCTTCTGGAATTGCGGCCTGAGCTGTGGGGTCTACCATCCTTTGAAGACT GGGTAAACGATGCCCTGCCAATTGAACCAATATATATGAAGGGTTTATACAGAAATGGACTTCTGCACGAACTAACAGGTTTTTACC GTGAGGGATTGTCAGTTCTTCCTGATCAGGTTGCAGGAATTTACTTTGGCTGGGCAAAAATTGAATCTCCGgtgatattcaagattttgataAGAATCAGTTGGAACGTTGTTGATGGCGGTTCTATTAAAAAAATCATT CATGTTTCCACAGTTGAAGGCAATGAGCAAGTACACGATCAAAGGATGCTAATATCACTGGTTGGCTTCATTAGAGGACTGTCTAGTAAG GGAAATATGTTGGACGGCAAAGAGATGGTGGAAGAAGATAAAATCACTGCCAGGACCGCGTTGGATTCATTGGCTTTCACCAATCATTCATGCATTCCACTATTTTCTCAAGTGGCCTTCACCGATTAA
- the LOC141667385 gene encoding bifunctional riboflavin kinase/FMN phosphatase-like isoform X3, producing the protein MNSVAAEDSQVSAVILDLDEQLTKEVLKDLLARYGKVVDEEKARMILGMSIEHSRHAIIKDYDLPITAEKFIQEIRPMYQQKWLLAQPLPGADRLIKHLHRHKVPFALASNSRTVSVESKISNQPGWKNYFLILLGSDQVKSGKPAPDIFLEAAKRMSVDATRCLVVEDSLIGVQAAKAARMKVVAIPSLQIEYDQFSVADMVLHSLLELRPELWGLPSFEDWVNDALPIEPIYMKGLYRNGLLHELTGFYREGLSVLPDQVAGIYFGWAKIESPVIFKILIRISWNVVDGGSIKKIIHVSTVEGNEQVHDQRMLISLVGFIRGLSSKGNMLDGKEMVEEDKITARTALDSLAFTNHSCIPLFSQVAFTD; encoded by the exons ATGAACAGTGTTGCAGCAGAAGATAGCCAGGTGTCCGCTGTAATTCTTGATTTAGATG AGCAACTTACAAAGGAAGTTTTGAAAGATCTTTTGGCAAGATATGGGAAAGTGGTGGATGAGGAAAAGGCTAGGATGATATTGGGGATGTCCATTGAACATTCAAGGCATGCTATTATCAAAGACTATGATCTTCCAATCACAGCTGAAAAGTTTATCCAAGAAATAAGGCCAATGTATCAACAGAA GTGGCTACTTGCTCAGCCACTTCCTGGAGCTGATCGTCTCATCAAACATCTGCATCGTCACAAAGTGCCTTTTGCTCTTGCGTCAAACTCTAGGACTGTAAGCGTGGAATCTAAAATCTCGAACCAACCAG GTTGGAAAAATTACTTTTTGATTCTTCTTGGAAGTGACCAGGTCAAATCAGGGAAACCTGCTCCAGATAT ATTTCTGGAAGCTGCAAAGAGAATGAGCGTCGACGCAACTCGTTGCTTGGTGGTAGAAGATTCCCT CATAGGTGTTCAAGCAGCAAAGGCTGCTCGAATGAAGGTGGTGGCCATTCCCTCGCTCCAAATTGAATATGATCAATTTTCTGTCGCTGATATGGTACTTCATTCTCTTCTGGAATTGCGGCCTGAGCTGTGGGGTCTACCATCCTTTGAAGACT GGGTAAACGATGCCCTGCCAATTGAACCAATATATATGAAGGGTTTATACAGAAATGGACTTCTGCACGAACTAACAGGTTTTTACC GTGAGGGATTGTCAGTTCTTCCTGATCAGGTTGCAGGAATTTACTTTGGCTGGGCAAAAATTGAATCTCCGgtgatattcaagattttgataAGAATCAGTTGGAACGTTGTTGATGGCGGTTCTATTAAAAAAATCATT CATGTTTCCACAGTTGAAGGCAATGAGCAAGTACACGATCAAAGGATGCTAATATCACTGGTTGGCTTCATTAGAGGACTGTCTAGTAAG GGAAATATGTTGGACGGCAAAGAGATGGTGGAAGAAGATAAAATCACTGCCAGGACCGCGTTGGATTCATTGGCTTTCACCAATCATTCATGCATTCCACTATTTTCTCAAGTGGCCTTCACCGATTAA